In Paramicrobacterium humi, the genomic stretch GAGAAGACGCTCGCCCAGCCGTTCGTCGTGTCGGCGCGCATGCGGGGAATGGGCGACACCGCCGTGCGGCTGCGGCACGTGCTGAGGCACTCGGTGCTGCCCGCCGTGACGCTCTCCGGCTGGGCGCTCGGCGCCACGATCTCGGGCGCCGTCATCGTCGAGGCCCTCTTCTCGCGGCAGGGCATCGGCACCGTGCTCATCGCGGCGGTCGGTGCCCAGGACCTGCCCATCGTCACGGGCGTCGTCGTGCTCATCGCCGCCCTCTACGTGGTCGCGAACCTGCTCGTCGACGTCGCCTACACGCTCATCGATCCGAGGCTGAAGACAAATGACAACGCTTGAGACCGCAGCGCCGACCGTTAGCGCGGCGTCCCGCCGGCGGCATCCGATCGGCCTGTACGCCGCGCTCGCCGTCGCCGCGTTCTTCGCGATCGCGCTCGCCGCACCCCAGCTGCTCGCCACGCACGGGCCGTTCGCCATCTCGCTGACGGAAGCGCTGCAGCCGCCCGGCGCCGCGCACTGGCTCGGCACCGACGAGCAGGGCCGCGACCTGTACAGCCGCATCGTGTTCGGGGCGCGCGAGTCGCTGCTGATCGGCATCGGCGCGACCGTCGTGAGCATCACGATCGCCCTCGTGCTCGGTTCGCTCGCCGCCCTCGGTGGACGCGTCGTCGGCGCCGTTGTCGCGCGCATCATCGAGATCCAGTTCGCGTTCCCGACCCTGCTGCTCGCGCTGCTCCTTGTCGCGATCGCCGGGCCCTCCGCGATCTCGCAGGTGTTCGCGGTCGCGATCGGCACCGCGCCAGGCTATGCCCGCATGATCCGGGCGCAGATCCTGCAGGCGAAGCGCTCCGGCTACGTCGAGGCCGCGATCGCGCTCGGCCACCCGCGCGGTCGCGTGCTCGCCCGGCACATCCTGCCCAACGCGGTGCGCCCGCTCGTCGCCGTCATCGCGATGTCGGTCGGGCAGTCGATCGTGTGGGCGTCGAGCCTGTCGTTCCTCGGCCTCGGCGTCGCCCCGCCCTCGCCCGAGTGGGGAGCCCTGCTCGACGCGGGCCGCCTGTACATCATCCACGCACCGTGGCTCACGGTCGCGCCGGGCCTCGTCATCGTCGTGCTCGCCATCGCGTCGACGACGATCGGGCAGCACATCCAGCGCGCGCTCGAAAGGGGAGAGAAATGACGCTGACCGATGAGAGGGCGGATGCCGGCGCGCTGCGCCCGGCCGACACCGACGTGCTGCTGCGCGCCGAGACCCTCTCGGTGTCGTTCCACGGCCGGCCCGTCGTCAACGACGTGTCCTTCGAACTGCGCCGCGGGGAGTGCCTCGCGATCGTGGGTGAGTCGGGCTCGGGCAAGTCGGTGACCGCCCGCTCGCTCGTGGGGCTCACGGGCGCGGGCGCCGCGGTGTCGGCCGGGCAGCTGAGCCTTGAGGGGCAAGACCTCACCACGGTGACCGAGAAGCAGTGGCGGGCGCTGCGCGGACGTCGCGTCGGCTTCGTTCTGCAGGACGCTCTCGTCTCGCTCGACCCGCTGCGGCCCGTCGGCGCCGAGATCGAGGAGGCGCTGCGCCTGCACGGCTGGGGCCGCGCGCGCGACCGCCGGCGGAAGGCGATCGAGCTGCTCGAGGCCGTCGGCGTGCCCCAGCCCGAGCAGCGGGCGCGGCAGCGGCCCGACGAGCTGTCGGGCGGACTGCGCCAGCGCGCGCTCATCGCCTCCGCGCTCGCGCTCGACCCCGAGCTCATCATCGCCGACGAGCCCACGACGGCGCTCGACGTGACCGTGCAAGCGCACGTGCTCGCGCTGCTCGCCGACGCGAAACGGCGCGGCACGTCCCTCATCGTGATCAGCCACGACCTCTCGGTCGTCGCCGAGCTCGCCGACCGCATCATCGTCATGACGGGCGGCAGCGTCGTGGAGTCGGGCGCCGCCGACCGGGTGCTCGGCGACCCGCAGCATCCGTACACGAGGCGACTGCTCGCCGCCGTTCCCGGCACGCACACGCGGGGGAAGCGGCTCAGCGACGCCCCCGCAGTCGCCGCCCGGCGGCATCCGCCCGTGGATGAGCCCGCCGCGGTGCCCGCGCTTGCCGCCGCGCACCTGACCAAACGGTTCCCGCGGCCGGACGGCAGCCTCGCGACCGCCGTCGACGACGTGTCGTTCGCCCTTGAGCGCGGCACGACGCTCGGGATCGTCGGCGAGTCCGGCTCGGGGAAGAGCACGACGGCGCGCCTCGCTCTCGCGCTCGAATCACCGGATGAGGGCGAGGTCACGCTGCTCGGGCGGCCGTGGACGGCCGTGAGCGAACGCAAGCGGCGCCGGCTGCGCAGCCGCATCTCCGTCGTGTACCAGGACCCGCTGAGCTCGTTCGACCCCCGCTGGAACACGGAGCGCATCCTGCTCGACGCCCTGCCGGAATCCGTTCCCGCTGCCGATCGCCGCTCGCGCATCGCGGAGCTCGTTCGGCAGGTCGGGCTGCCGGCCGACGTGCTCGCCCGCTTCCCGCTGCGGCTCTCGGGCGGGCAGCGGCAGCGCATCGCGATCGCTCGGGCGCTCGCGACCGAGCCGGAGGTGCTCGTCCTCGACGAGGCCGTGTCGGCGCTCGACGTGTCGGTGCAGGCGCAGATCCTCGACCTGCTCGCCGACCTCAAGCAGCAGCTGCGGCTCAGCTACCTGTTCATCTCGCACGACCTCGGCGTGATCAGCCACGTGAGCGACGACGTGCTCGTCATGAAGGACGGTCGGGTCGTCGAGCACGGCCCCGTCGAGCAGATCTTCGCGCATCCCGCCCACCCGTACACGGCCCAGCTCGTCGGTGCGGCAGCGCCGCGGCTGGCGGCATCCGACCCCCTCACCTGAGAGAAAGAGACACCGACAATGACAATACCTCTGCTGTTCAACGCCTTCGTCATGAACACGACCTCGCACATCCACCACGGGCAGTGGCGCCGGCCCGACGCCGGGCAGACCGAGTTCAACGACGTCGACACGTGGATCGAGCTCGCGAAGCTGCTCGAGGCGGCGAAGTTCGACGGCATGTTCTTCGCCGACGTCACGGGACTGTACGGCGACGCCGACGCGCCCTACGACGTGTACGTGAACGAGGGGCTGCAGATTCCGAGCAACGACCCGACCGTGCTGCTTGCGGCGCTCGCCGTGAACACGACGCACCTCGGGCTCGCGCTCACCTCGAACGTCATGCAGAGCCACCCGTTCCAGTTCGCGCGGCAGATCTCGACGCTCGACCACATCACGCGCGGCCGCGTGGCGTGGAACGTCGTCACGGGAATGCAGGACAACGGCGCCCGCAACTTCGGGCTCGAGAAGCTCGTCGACCACGACGCCCGGTACGAGTGGGCGGAAGAGTACGTCGACGTCGTCTACAAGCTGTGGGAGGGCTCGTGGGACGACGACGCCGTGCTGAAGGACCGCGACGGCGCCTACTCCGACGTCAGCCGGGTGCACAAGATCCACCACAAGAGCGCGCGATACAGCGTCGAGGGACCGCACCTGCCGTCGCCGTCGCCGCAGCGCACGCCCGTGCTGTACCAGGCGGGCTCGTCGGTCGCGGGGCGCCGATTCGCCGCGCGCAACGCCGAGGCCACGTTCATCGTCGCGCCGAGTCCCGAGATCGCGCGGCAGCAGATCGACGAGACGCGCGCGCTCGCCGTCGAGTACGGACGCAAGCCCGAGGACATCAAGTTCTTCCAGGGGCTGAGCTTCATCATCGGCGACACCGAGGAGGAAGCGCAGGCGAAGGCCGACGAGTACATGAAGTACGTGTCTGTCGACGGCTACTCCGCGCACTCCGCGATTGTGGACCCCGACGGACGCGTGTACCCGCCGGAGACGCCGCTGAAGGACGTGCAGACGAACTCGGCGCGCGGCTTCGTGGAGTGGGTGTCGCGGTACATCACCGACCGGGAGCCCGTCGTCGCCGACCTCGCGATCCTGCGGGCGCGCAACAGCGCCATTATCGGCACGCCCGAGTCGATCGCCGACCAGCTCGAGGTGTGGCAGGCCGCCGGCATCGACGGCGTCAACGTCATCAACTGGGTGATCCCCGGCTCGTTCGCGGAGTTCGCGGACAGCGTGCTGCCCGTGCTGCGGGAGCGTGGCCTCGCGAAGACGGAGTACGGCGAGGGGGCGACGCTGCGCGAGAAGCTGTTCGGGCAGCCGCGCTTGAACGAGCGGCACCCGGCGGCGCAGTACCGCGGCGCATTCCGCGAGGCGGACGCGCTCGTGTAGCCGGGGCTGAGGGGGGAATCAGAAACGCCGATGGGAGCCTGGATATCCAGGCTCCCATCGGCTGTTGTGGCTCCCAAACGGGATGCGGGCCTACTTGTGACGCGGCTTGCGGAACGGACGCTCACCGCGTGAGTCATGACCTCTGCGCGGGCCGCCGTCGCGGTCCTCACGCCGACGGCGCGGTCCCCGGTCGGGTTTGATCTCGATGAGCGTCCCGCCGATGCGGGTGTCACGCAGCCGCGTGAGCACGTCGTCGGACAGATCGGCCGGCAGCTCGACGATCGAGAAGTCCGGACGGATCTGGATCGCCCCGAAATCGTCCCGGCTCAGTCCGCCCTCGTTCGCGAGGGCGCCGACGATCTGGCGCGGCTCGACGCGCTGACGCCGGCCGACTTCGATGCGGTACGGCGCCATTGCGGTGTTGGAGCGCCGACGGCGCTCGCCGCGGTCGGCCTTCCCGCCGCGCTCATCGCGTTCGCGCAGCTGGACGAGCTCGTCCTCGGCGGAGAGCAGCAGCGGCGTGTCTCCCTGCGCGACGATCGCGAGGGCGGCCGCGACGTCCGCCTCGGGCACGTCGTGGTGCGACACATAGTGGCCGATGATGTCGCGGAACGCCGCAATCCGGCCGTCCTGCGCGAGCGCCGACGTGATCGCGTCGTCGAACCGGGTGAGGCGCGAGACGTTCACGTCCTCCACGCTCGGCAGCTGCATCTGCGTCAACGGCTGCCGGGTCGCCTTCTCGATCGCCCCGAGCAGACGGCGCTCGCGCGGAGTGACGAAGCTGATCGCCGCGCCGCTGCGACCCGCCCGCCCCGTGCGGCCGATGCGGTGCACGTACGACTCCGTGTCGATCGGGATGTCGTAGTTGACGACGTGGCTGATGCGGTCGACGTCGAGTCCGCGCGCGGCGACATCGGTCGCGACGAGAATGTCGAGCTTGCCGGACTTCAGCTGGTTCACCGTGCGCTCGCGCTGCGCCTGGGCGACGTCGCCGCTGATCGCTGCGGCGGAGTAGCCGCGAGCGCGCAGCTTCTCGGCGAGCGTCTCGGTCTCGCTCTTCGTGCGGACGAAGATGATCATGCCCTCGAAGTTCTCCACCTCGAGGATCCGCGTGAGCGCGTCGACCTTCTGCGGGTACGACACCATGAGGTAGCGCTGGCTGATGTTCGCCGACGTCGTTGTCTTGCCCTTGACCGAGATCTCCTCGGCATCCCGCAGGTACTGCTTCGAGATGCGCCGGATCTGCGCCGGCATCGTCGCCGAGAACAGGGCGACCTGCTTCTCTTCCGGCGTCTCGGCGAGGATCGTCTCGACATCTTCGGCAAAGCCCATCTTGAGCATCTCGTCGGCCTCGTCGAGAACGAGGTACTTGATCTCGGAGAGGTCGAGAGTGCCCTTGGCGATGTGGTCCATGATGCGCCCGGGTGTTCCGACGACCACGTGCACGCCGCGTCGCAGCGCCGAGAGCTGCACGCCGTACGCCTGCCCGCCGTAGACGGGAAGGACGTGGATGCCGCGCAAGTGCGACGCGTACTGCTCGAACGCCTCGCAGACCTGCAGAGCGAGCTCGCGCGTGGGGGAGAGCACGAGAGCCTGCGGCGCCTTCTGCCCGGCGTCGATCCGGGAGAGGATCGGCAGCGCGAACGCCGCCGTCTTCCCCGTGCCGGTCTGCGCGAGCCCGACGACGTCGCGCCCGTCGAGCAGAGTGGGGATCGTTGCCGCCTGAATGGCCGACGGGGTCTCGTAGCCGATGTC encodes the following:
- a CDS encoding ABC transporter permease, whose product is MTTLETAAPTVSAASRRRHPIGLYAALAVAAFFAIALAAPQLLATHGPFAISLTEALQPPGAAHWLGTDEQGRDLYSRIVFGARESLLIGIGATVVSITIALVLGSLAALGGRVVGAVVARIIEIQFAFPTLLLALLLVAIAGPSAISQVFAVAIGTAPGYARMIRAQILQAKRSGYVEAAIALGHPRGRVLARHILPNAVRPLVAVIAMSVGQSIVWASSLSFLGLGVAPPSPEWGALLDAGRLYIIHAPWLTVAPGLVIVVLAIASTTIGQHIQRALERGEK
- a CDS encoding DEAD/DEAH box helicase translates to MTAHESSGTATVDPADTPEVPSFSELGLSEPVLKAVRDIGYETPSAIQAATIPTLLDGRDVVGLAQTGTGKTAAFALPILSRIDAGQKAPQALVLSPTRELALQVCEAFEQYASHLRGIHVLPVYGGQAYGVQLSALRRGVHVVVGTPGRIMDHIAKGTLDLSEIKYLVLDEADEMLKMGFAEDVETILAETPEEKQVALFSATMPAQIRRISKQYLRDAEEISVKGKTTTSANISQRYLMVSYPQKVDALTRILEVENFEGMIIFVRTKSETETLAEKLRARGYSAAAISGDVAQAQRERTVNQLKSGKLDILVATDVAARGLDVDRISHVVNYDIPIDTESYVHRIGRTGRAGRSGAAISFVTPRERRLLGAIEKATRQPLTQMQLPSVEDVNVSRLTRFDDAITSALAQDGRIAAFRDIIGHYVSHHDVPEADVAAALAIVAQGDTPLLLSAEDELVQLRERDERGGKADRGERRRRSNTAMAPYRIEVGRRQRVEPRQIVGALANEGGLSRDDFGAIQIRPDFSIVELPADLSDDVLTRLRDTRIGGTLIEIKPDRGPRRRREDRDGGPRRGHDSRGERPFRKPRHK
- a CDS encoding LLM class flavin-dependent oxidoreductase, with product MTIPLLFNAFVMNTTSHIHHGQWRRPDAGQTEFNDVDTWIELAKLLEAAKFDGMFFADVTGLYGDADAPYDVYVNEGLQIPSNDPTVLLAALAVNTTHLGLALTSNVMQSHPFQFARQISTLDHITRGRVAWNVVTGMQDNGARNFGLEKLVDHDARYEWAEEYVDVVYKLWEGSWDDDAVLKDRDGAYSDVSRVHKIHHKSARYSVEGPHLPSPSPQRTPVLYQAGSSVAGRRFAARNAEATFIVAPSPEIARQQIDETRALAVEYGRKPEDIKFFQGLSFIIGDTEEEAQAKADEYMKYVSVDGYSAHSAIVDPDGRVYPPETPLKDVQTNSARGFVEWVSRYITDREPVVADLAILRARNSAIIGTPESIADQLEVWQAAGIDGVNVINWVIPGSFAEFADSVLPVLRERGLAKTEYGEGATLREKLFGQPRLNERHPAAQYRGAFREADALV
- a CDS encoding dipeptide ABC transporter ATP-binding protein, with protein sequence MTLTDERADAGALRPADTDVLLRAETLSVSFHGRPVVNDVSFELRRGECLAIVGESGSGKSVTARSLVGLTGAGAAVSAGQLSLEGQDLTTVTEKQWRALRGRRVGFVLQDALVSLDPLRPVGAEIEEALRLHGWGRARDRRRKAIELLEAVGVPQPEQRARQRPDELSGGLRQRALIASALALDPELIIADEPTTALDVTVQAHVLALLADAKRRGTSLIVISHDLSVVAELADRIIVMTGGSVVESGAADRVLGDPQHPYTRRLLAAVPGTHTRGKRLSDAPAVAARRHPPVDEPAAVPALAAAHLTKRFPRPDGSLATAVDDVSFALERGTTLGIVGESGSGKSTTARLALALESPDEGEVTLLGRPWTAVSERKRRRLRSRISVVYQDPLSSFDPRWNTERILLDALPESVPAADRRSRIAELVRQVGLPADVLARFPLRLSGGQRQRIAIARALATEPEVLVLDEAVSALDVSVQAQILDLLADLKQQLRLSYLFISHDLGVISHVSDDVLVMKDGRVVEHGPVEQIFAHPAHPYTAQLVGAAAPRLAASDPLT